From the genome of Caloenas nicobarica isolate bCalNic1 chromosome 14, bCalNic1.hap1, whole genome shotgun sequence:
CGCCAGGGCCCATGTCCCACACACCCGCCATGTGTCCCCCATCCATGCTACGTATCCCCCACCATCCCTTTGCCTGTGTCCCTGCTCCAAGTCCCTGTCTCCGTCCCATGCCCCACACCCCTGCCCTGTCACATGCCATGCCCTGTGCCCCTCTGACCCACAGCCTTGTCCCTGCCCACACCACCCAACCTCCACCCCGCACCCATCCTGTGCCCCATTCTGCACCCGTACCCACATCTGCTTCTGCCCACGCCCCTGGTCTGTACCCCACACCCCTGCCCGCGCCCCTGCCCACAGCGGGGACACTTACAGAactccaccagcagcagccgGTGCTCGCTCAGGGCACGGGCGAAGTTGTGCTCATGGAGCACCAAGATGCCGTCCTCCTCCCCAAGCTCGTCCGAGAGCGCTTcatccccctcctcctccaccaccacctccccatcctcctcctcgcccCCCAGTGCCAGGCCCAGCCAAGCCAGTGCCAGCAGCCAAACCAGCcgggccccccagccccgcatgGTGCCAAAGCCAGTGCCCAGGGGGGAGGACACAGATAAGGGCCCCGGGGCGGGTGGTGCCGATCCCCTGGGGCTCGTGGCCCTTCGCTACTGGCTGCCCGGCACCACCGATAAGGCAGCGGGACCAGGTGGCTGTTTTCCAGGcacctgtccccacagcagaaCCTGCCCTGCCAGCGGGACAGAAGGGATGAGGGCACAGACACACCAGTAAGAGACCAGTCTGTAGGGTTTAATGGCGATGGAAGAGCACAGCCTGCGACCGGGTGGGCAGCCGGGCACGGCACCGCCACGGCAGGGTCACGGCCCTGGGCCCAGCGATGGGGACGCTGCGAGGACCAGGTGGGcgtcagtgttttaaaaaaaaaccagcaattaaaaataactttggttGCGAAGACCACGACTGTGGGTGCCCACTCGCTAAGGGAGCCCCCCACACACAACCCTTCACATGACCGGGGCAAGCACGGTGGTGCCGGTGAGGGGTCCCCCCAGAATGGCAGGCACCGCATCCCCGAGCTGGCGGTGGGGGGAAACCGGGGTGTGATGGGGGCTCAGTCCTCCCAGGCCTTTTTTATGCAGAGGCCCCACTCCCAGGAGAGATGCTCCGTCTTGTCATCGTCGGTGACGAGGGAGCGGACATGGTAGGAGCCCCGCGCCAGCCAGCCCCGCGGAGCCTCCTCCGCCGGTGTCACCACCTCGTACTCCTCGGCCCGCGGTGCGTAGCTGCCCACCATGAAGACGTCACGGTCCACTGTGCGAGAAGGGGAGAAGGGGGTGGGTGAGTGGGGCCAGAGTGGCatgccccccccaccccagaccCCCAACCCCACTCACCGGGCCGGCCCCGGCGGTAGGTGAGGTGCAGGCACCGCAGCCCGCAGACGATCTCCCTGTTCACCTGCAGATAAAGGGCAAAGCCACCATGGGTGCTGCCCCATGGCATGGTGCTCTcccccctggggacccctggcCTTGGGGACGCCCACCTGTAAAGCCCCATACTGACCCCCCAGGATCCAGCCTCTTGGGCAGGGTTGGGCACTGAGCAGCATCAACGGTGGCAGGGACACCCAAAAGGGACAGGAACCCCGGGAAGGCAGGGCCCCCCAGGAGGGGTAGGGACCTCCAGGGACccctgggaaaggcagggaccCAATGTGGCTGGGACCTTTAAGAGCGGCAGGGACTCAGGGGTGACATAGACCCCCGAGAGGGGTATGGACCCCAGGGTAGCAGTGACCATCAAGCGTCAGTGATGTTGAAGGCAGCAAGGACTCCCAGGGTGGCAGAGACCCATGAGGGCAGGGACCCCAGGGtgggcagggaccccccagaGGGGCACAGACCCTGGGGGTGAGGGGTGTGGGGCAAGGACGCCCCAAGGCAGCAGGGACAATGGGGAAACAGAGACCCACGGGTGGCAGGAGGAGATCCTGTGGGGCAGGGACACATCGGAAAAGGAATCCATGGGGAGTAAGGACACCATGGGTCAGGGTGTGAGGGCAGGGACCCAGGGCAACAGGGACCTTTTGGAGCAGGGACCCTGGGGTGTAAAGGCAGCAGGGCCATGCCCAGCCAGAGGTCACAGGGCACCATGCACCTGCCTCACCTTGAAGGACACCTTCACCCGGTAGTCCACCCCCTCCTTCAGCACAAAGGCTCGGCCCCGCAGCAGCTCCAGGTCTCCTGTGTGGGGAGACAGCCCATCAGCCCAGCACCCcttccccctcttcctcctcccatgGGTGGCCCCACCGCTCACCTGTCAGTTCCATGGTGATGGGCCCTGGTGCCTGCTCGCACATCAAGGTGAGCCTCGTCACCTGCACATTGGGCACGCTGGCATCTAGGGACAAGCGGCAGGGCACAGATCTTACCCACCTGTGCCCAGCCCACTGCCACCGGCACCTCCATCCCAGCGCAGCCGGGGGGCTGCCCATGCCCCCTGTAACGGCGTGAAGGGCCATAGTGGCCATGGTGGAGGCGTTGTGAGCCAGCGAGTGCCAGGCAGCCCAGGCAGGGTGCAGGAGACCAGGGGCACCCCAGGCCAGCCCCAACTTTGGCCTTTGGGGTAACAACACGTTGAAGGGGCCCAGCCACAGGTAGCTCCTGGCAGGGTGTGATGCTCCTGGCGTAGGCcaagaggagtggagaggacaAGGCAGCATGTGCAGGCAAAGGCATCCTTTGAGGCAGACACTGGCCTAATTCACCCCAACAGCCCAACCTGCACCCCACTAGCCCACTTGCACCCCATCAGCCtgcacacccacccccccctCAGCTTGCACACACCTCATGCACCCCCACTGGTTTGCACAAGCCTCACTAGCTTGCACaacacccccccccagcccgcaTGCACCCATCAGCCACCACACAGAGGTCCTGGGCCCATGGAGCACCTCAGGATAGCCCAGGCGCCACAGACACcgagggcagcagcaggctggggtGGGTGGCTCCCGTGGGTGCCACGGGGAGCAAGGGGCACCGTCTGGGCACCGACAGCCATGCCATCCCAGCCCCCGCAGCTGCTCGCTCCATCTCTGTCATCCCAATGAATTTCCTGGTCCCCTGTAACCGTTCCTATGGAAACTGTGGCGGTGATCCTGTAACCACGGTAACCGGGGTCCCCGGGCAGCCATTACCCTGTCAGCAGGGGGATGCCAGGGTCCCTGTGCAGGTGGGGGGCACAGGCTGCACCTGTGGGAGATGCCAGCGAGGACGTGCCCTCTCTACTGGGGATgccccacgggtgctgaggaTGCCTGAGCTCCCTGAACCCCCTGAGGCTGCATCACCCGGTCTGGGTGCCAGGGTGCCCAGCTGTAGTGGGCAGCCCCCAGCCTTACCCACGGCAGCAGGGATGGCGCCCAGCAGCGCCTGCTTGTACTTGCGCAGGCTCTCGTCCCCTGGGTCCAGCTCCTGGATTTCCCGCAGGCTCTTCTTCTCTGGTGTCTTGTATGCCAGGGCCACGTcggcatcctcctcctcctccagtgACAGCATCACTCCCTCCTTGTCAGCCATGATGTCTACAGGGGACAGGCAGTGGCAGTCCCGCCatcccagggacaccccaggggacacccccacTCTGTGACACACAGGCTCTGGTGGGCAGGGGGTAGGTGAGCTGGAGATGCCACAGCTGGATGTGGGCAATCCCCTGTgggcagctgagctgtgcccCTGCTCAGGGCCATGGAGACACCACTGGGCTCCATGTCCCCAGGGCCCGGTGGCACAGCTGAGACCCAAGGCTTTGCCACCAGCTTCATTTCCGCCTAGTCATGGAGCGAGACAAGCTGGTGCCTCCGTGGTTCGCACAGCCTGGGGGTTGCCTGCAGCCCACCATGGCCTGCAGGTGCCCTTCATGCCCCATTGCCCAGAGATGTCCTTGTCACTGCCACATGGCCCCCTCCAACCCCAATGGGAAGCCACCAGCCCCGTGTCCCatcccaaacccaaaccaccagtggctgcagggaaaaaaagccagctCTGGGGCAAATGGTGGTTCTGGTGGGTGACGGGCTGCCAGGGGGCACAAGGATGGGCAATGTCCCCATGGCCCCTCACTCTGCCCTGCCCACTACATCGCTCCCCCACCCCCTTCTGACTGCAAGTACTGAGCTCCCCAAAGCCCCTGGAaaccccatccctggggacatgctggggacacagcacaggacagggtcCCACTGTACTCGGCCCCTGGAACCACAGGGCCAGCTGTGCGGGTCCCCGGGGCAGTGGCAGTGACCGAGACACAGAGCAGTGGCCCTGCTGCACCTCTGGGCCCTCAGCAAAGGCCCCAGCACCCCGGCTGCCACGGCACCATGCGGCACTGGGCCACGCTGGCTCCCAGCCCAGGGATACACCCGCCCAGGGCCTTGCCCAGCCCCTCATGGGTGTCAGGACAGAGTGGCAGGTGCTGGGTGTCACAGGTCGGGCTGCAAGGTGGCAGGGGGAGcggctgggggggtcccccgCCCCTGCAGGATGCTCCGGTCCCCCAGGGCCTGGGGTGATGCTCACTCCTGAACGCACCTGGTGCCCGAGGCGATGCTCACCTGTTGGGGACCCGGGGCGATGCTCCCCCCGGGGTGATGCCCACCTCCCCGCCCCCAGGCGATGCCCACCCCCGGGGCAACCCGGGCGATGCCCTCCCGCTGCGGGGACGCactcccccggcccggccgccgctcACCTCGGTAGCACAGCGccagccagagcagctccagcagctgcccgcCGGCCTCGCACACATCCAGGCCGAGCATGGCCGGGCCGGAGGGGCCCAGCGCCCCCAGGGCCGGGCGGGGAGGTCCCTGCCGGGGCCCGGGGTGCGGCTCTGCCGATGTCAGCGGCTCCGCCGGGTCCCTCGGCCGCGCTCCtcccgcccgctgccgccgcgctCGGCGGTGCCGGCTGCTCCGCTGCGCTCCCCGGCGCTCCCCGCTGCGctccccggcgctgcccggcgcggcccggcggggcggcggcggcggctcccgcagacgcggcggctccgctgcccgcccccgcccgcccccgcccctcGGCGCCGGGCGGCTCCAGCCCCGCCGCTCATGGGCGGTGAGACTGCAGTGAGCTCATCCGCCGTGCGCGCCCGCGCAGCGCCTGCCCGCGCCCGGCGAGCACCCAGTCCGCGCTGCCTGCTCCTTGCCCACGGCCCCCACAGCCCGCCAACAccttgtccccagtgcccccaccCTGCAAGGATACTGCCTGCAGCCTCAATGAGCTGTCCGCACCCTGCGCGCACTGCCCGCACGTTGCCTGCGGCTGCCCACGCCCTGCCTGTATTGCCCACACCTTGTCCACACCCTGCCCGCACAACCGTTTCAACATCCACAGCGGTTCTCCCCCGGCTGCACCTGGCAACCCACCGGCTCAGCCCCCGCGGGGGACCGGGGCCAGCCCTGCGCTCCCCCGACCCGGCCAGCGGAGCCGCGGCCCCGGGCTGCGCGGGCTGTGGGGGGCCGGGGGCCAGCGGGCCAGACTGTGGGGCCCGCGGGCGGAGCAAGGGCTGGTCCCGGGTACCGGAGCCGCGGCTGCCATGTCCACAGGGTCACGCCCAGACCCAAAGCATCATGCCGGGTAAACTCCAGGACACCCCAGGGTCCCTGCCAGCATTACCCCAGGGTCATACCGAGACACCCCCGGCATGATGCCGGGGTCGGCTCGGGGAACCTGCCAGGATCCCACCGCCGTGACTCTGGATTCATGCCCGGACCCCCACCGGCGTGATGCTGGGGTCTAAGCCGGAACCCCCCCGGGGTCATGCCCGGACCCCCCCGGCGTGATGCCGGGGTCAACGCCAGGACCACCACG
Proteins encoded in this window:
- the ARHGDIG gene encoding rho GDP-dissociation inhibitor 3, whose protein sequence is MLGLDVCEAGGQLLELLWLALCYRDIMADKEGVMLSLEEEEDADVALAYKTPEKKSLREIQELDPGDESLRKYKQALLGAIPAAVDASVPNVQVTRLTLMCEQAPGPITMELTGDLELLRGRAFVLKEGVDYRVKVSFKVNREIVCGLRCLHLTYRRGRPVDRDVFMVGSYAPRAEEYEVVTPAEEAPRGWLARGSYHVRSLVTDDDKTEHLSWEWGLCIKKAWED